The genomic segment attagtttaaaccctccctaacagctctattaaactttctcaccaggatattggtccccttcaggttaaggtgtaacctgtcctttttgaaaaggTCATActccccccagaagagatcccaattatccaagaatctgaagccctgccccctacaccagtcttaGGTCTGGGTGAACAATAAGGGACCTTCTGGACACAGCGCAGAGAGACAAGACTTTCCAGccataatggtattggtccatggcataaagaggcTTGGGAGCCCCTGCAATCCAGTAAGTTGGTTAACTATTTTTTCACAAGATTTTCACCCCATTCAAACCTCCTGGACTATATCATATCTGGATCCAACACCTACAGCCATTAATTGCCCTGCTATGCAATTATATAATTGTATCTTAAATCCATTTAATAAAGTACCCTCTACTGTTCCCTGAGGCAGACAATTACTCAGATTCTATTTCTTTCCTCTGATAAAagcagtttctcttcatctcGGTCCTGAATCTTGAAGCCACGTCTCCTTGTTCTGCTGTCACCCACCAGTGAAAGCAACTTTCCTGCCAACATCTTATATacttctttcataattttatatgttgaacactgtaagacacaggagcagaattagcccatttggctcatcgagtctgctccgccattcaatcatggttgatccctttctcctcctcctcagccccactccccggccttctccctgtaacctttgatgccatgtccaatcatgaACCTTGAATACACCCAAGGAGCTGGCCTCCACAATTGCCtgcagtaacaaattccacacattccaGTGGAAGAGACgcgcctctttttcccttattgagggagggggagggcctgtggtatgtcaaatactgggtgaatgaATAGTctgtggggtactgcaagtctgtgtctttactgaagCTTTGCGTGCTCAGTGGGGGACGCGGATgctatttttgctggtgggggaaggggatcgttgctttgctgctgcttacacatgggaagggggagttggggggggcttcagggttctaacatttaactgccattcattctttggggcactcctctgttttcatggatggttgcgaagaaaaagaatttcaggatgcatattgtatacatttctctgacgttaaatgtacctttgaaacctttgaatagtCATGGCCCCTTCTCCAGAATGAACTGGGAGCACCTTTCCCTCAAGTtccggagaccagaactgtatgcaggaCTCCAGGGGAAGCCTCACCAGtcctctgtacagttgcagcgtCACCTCCCTGCACTTAAACTAAATCCCTCGCGCAACGAAGGCCAACATTCTCGATCGCCTAAAAACACCTTCTGGGGAAGCAGAACGGCACACAACACTCCCAGTGGAATTCCATCACAGTTGTGTCCAGTCGTAACACTGTCTTGAGGTCAGTGTGTTATGATCAACAAAGGCAAGTGCGCTGGATGCTTTCTTCGCCAACACGGCCACCACTTTCAGGGCGACCGACAGATATTCTGCGAGCTTATCCTAATTCACATTCCAGTACACTCTTAGTTCTTTTTATTTAGATATTACCCAGTAAAATAATACAGTTTCCTGCGTGTAAGGAAGGGAGTCCGGCAGATTTGAAGGGGAGTGGCtaaggggggggggtgggttcTCAGAGTTTGAAAGAAGCGGGGGCGGGGTCCAGGATACAAGGCATGGCAAATGGAGTTCTGgggagtttaaagggagtggggaAGTGGTGAGTCTGTAGGGAGCAGCGGGTTTTAAAGGTGGCAGAAAACGGGGTTTCCGGGGATTTCGAAGGGCACCCGGAGAGTACAAacagggtggggagtggggtCTGGGCCGTTGGGAATTTAAAGGTGAGAGATACCCAGTCCTGGCGAAGATTTCCGGACCTGACATCGGGGGTGGCGGGATTGGGGGCAGGAGGTGGAACGTTGCCGGGGTGGGTGACAATGACGCATATCGTTCCAACAACGGGTTTGGTTCAGGGGGATCCAGAGATTGGAAAAGGGTCGAGTTGAAAGTTTGCACCGTTTAACTTTTGCATCAGAGTCTTAATTGTTGGAGTAAAATGAAGGATTGTGCAGAAACCGTCATACCACTGGAGTGGAGACCATACCACCCCGAATGTCCGACGTGTGGTGTGCTCTTTGGGAAAGGGGCAATGCGGAGATCTCTCTGCGCCGCGCTGGCCGTCAGCCCCCTGCTCCTGGGGCGGGTCCAGTACAGAGCTGTGTATCAGTCGGGAGAGGCGAGCGATGAGCTGGGAGTCACCGGACGGAATGAAGAGAGTCAGGGCGCCACGGTCCCAGGAGGCCTCCAGTGTTTCCGGCCGTGCTGGATCACCTCAGACTGAAGGCCAGTACGACGGCGACAGTGACAGTGAGGATCAGCAGGAAGGGCAGCCAAGTACGGAGAAATCCTGAAAAACtggcggggtggggggaagaggtgGTGGAAAGAGAGAGGTCAGCCTGATTCCTTCCCGTCGCTCCCCAAGCGTCCAGACACTGCCAGGAACAGGAGCATTCTGCCAGACACGTGGTCAGGCGAGCCACCCGGGTAGAGGCCTGCAAAATCCTCCCCCCTCTTCAAAGGGTGAGTGGAATAGCCCGGTGCAACCAGGCAACAGGGGCCCACTCGCACACCCAAATTAGGGGCCCCTCGGCGAACGGTACTGACCCCTGCTCCAGGTGAAAACAACAGCCCAGGGGCCACGGGGATGGGGAGCGGGAAACCAGGGCTGATTCGCCTCCTCCCTCCTCAACCCAGGGGTGGGGAGTGGGAAAAAAAATCCAGGGCtggttcaccctccccctcccatcgagGAGGGGGAGCAGGAATCCGGGGCTCAATCAGCCCAGGGATGGGGAGCAGCAACACAGGGCCAATTCACCCCCTCGCTCCCCAACCCGGGAATGGAGAATGGGGACACAGGGCTGGCTTAACCCAGCCCTTCCCTTCACAGCAGGACTCCGGGGTCCTGCTAACCCTCGGGAACCAGCGGAGAGCACCTACCTGACATAGCGACCGTGCACCAGCATCAGGAAGCAGAGCTTCACCATGTTCCAGGAGGTCTTGTTTTCGTATCGCATCAGGTTCAGGGCCATGGCCACATGGGAGTGGCAGTTATCGCAGCACAGGTTGTGCTGGAAGAGGAAGCAAGCCGTTACCACCGGCCAGAAACAGCACAGCACACCCCAGACCAGGGTACCATCGACCATGCAGGCTGCTCTCACGGCCCTGACAACAGCGGAGGGGTGTTGGAAATATAGACCATTCTGATACCCACAGACAGTCCCGTAGTGGCAAAGGGGCAGTGGGAGGTGGGGGGCAGCCAGACCCCGAGGAGAATCCCAGCAGGATCCTGAAGAGAACTGAAGGAGTGGGTAAGTGGGACCCTGCTGATACCCACAGTCTGTCCCATAGTAGTGGAGGGGCAGCCAGACCCCGAGGAGAATTCCCACCCTCTGGACAAGAGGAGACAGGGACCCTGGAGACACAGTAGTCGCATCCGTGCATGGAGTGGCAACGGGAACTTCTGGACACTGACCAGCCcaaagggagggagaggagaatgcTCCAGAACCCCTGGGTCGATGGGACACTGGAAGCCTGCAGCATCATGCTAGCCCCCGGGTGGGTAGGAGGTCCCCGTACAGAGACCTAGTCCCATGCAGAGAGACACTGCGGCCCTGCGAATGCACCCTGCCCTCTGGGGGCGTATCAGGAACGTGGAAGGATGCCCAGTAATTAGGAGGGGCAGTGGGACCCTGCGGGAACACCCTAGTCCCAGATCAGAGGGAGAACGGGACCCCGCAGACAACCTGGTCCCTGCGCAGACGGACAGCAGGAGAGCCCTTgtcaaccggggggggggggggggggcaaacatACCATCCGATGCTTGTACTCCTCGGACGCCTCCAGAACACCCGTGTCCCAGGGGTTTGATCCCATGGCATAAACCTTGGCGGGGTCCAGCTGCCAGTACCTGCAGACAACGAGACGTCCCACACCAGTAATCAGACACTAACAAGAAGCTTGCTGCCTGTCAGCAGGGGGCAAGGCATGGCacctacaacacacacacacacagtcactgtatCCCGTCCCATCGCCCCAtgtacacgtacacacacacacacagtcactgtatCCCGTCCCATCGCCCCGTGTacatgtgtatacacacacagtcACCGTATCCCGTCCCATCGCCCCGTGTacatgtgtatacacacacacagagacgcaCTCACACTGTATACCATCCTATCGCCCTGTGTACACGTACGtacgtatatacacacacactcactgtatACCATCCCATCGCCCCATgtaaacatacacacacagtcactgtataccatcccatcaccccatgtacacgtacacacacacacagtcactgtatACCGTCCCATCGCCCCATGTAaacgtgtacacacacacacacacacagtaactgTATACCGTCCCATCGCCCCGTGTACATGTACACACAGTCACTGTATACCGTCCCATCGCCCTGTGTACACATACACACAGtcactgtacaccatcccatcaccccaggtacacgtacacacacacacacagtcactgtatACCATCCCATCACCCCAGGtacacgtatacacacacacacagtcactgtataccatcccatcatcctgtgtacatgtgtatacacacacacatacacacagagacacactcacagtcactgtATACCGTCCCATCGCCCCATGTACACGTATGTacgtacatacatacacacacagaatctctgttcacaaacaagagacaatctgcatctgcagatgctggaaatccaaagcaacacacacaaaatactggagcaactcagcaggtcaggcagcatctgtggaaaagagtaaacagccgacattttgggccgagacccttcgtcaggactgcagaaaaaaagctgatgagtagatttgaaaggtggggggaggggaaagagagaaacacaaggtgagaggtgaaacctggagggggagggatgaagtaaagagctcggaagttgattggtgaggtgagatgagatgagagaagaaaaaagggatgggaaatggaggtgtgtgtggggggggagggaggttgggaggcattaccggaagtttgagaaatcgatgttcatgccatcaggttggaggctaagcaaacagaatataaggtgctgttcctccatactctgtGGGCTTATCCTAACACTGAAGGCAGGCATGGATgtacatatgggaatgggaagtggaattaaaatgagtggccactgggagaacctgcttgttctggcagatcCTGCCCAATCGACACCGGGCCacgctgatatacaggaggccacaccaggaggaCCGGGCACAGtttatgactccaacagactcacctggaatgactgtttgggccctgaaagGTAGTGATGGAGGTGGCGCAGAGGCAGGTGTAGAagttgttccgcttgcaaggataagggcCAGtaaggagatcggtggggagggatgaatggacaagggagtcgcatagagagtgatccctgtggaaagcagaaagtggaaggcaggaaaagttgattggtgagatggagggatcctgttggagatggcagaagttttggagaattacgtgctggacgaggatggtaggtgaggacaggaggaaccctATCCATGATAGGGTGggagaggatggggtaagaatagACGT from the Mobula birostris isolate sMobBir1 chromosome 13, sMobBir1.hap1, whole genome shotgun sequence genome contains:
- the LOC140207163 gene encoding transmembrane protein 222-like isoform X1, which produces MKRMEPDPERQRFPHSLVWTPIPVLSWIFPFIGHMGICTLSGIIRDFAGPYYVSEDNMAFGSPTRYWQLDPAKVYAMGSNPWDTGVLEASEEYKHRMHNLCCDNCHSHVAMALNLMRYENKTSWNMVKLCFLMLVHGRYVSFSGFLRTWLPFLLILTVTVAVVLAFSLR
- the LOC140207163 gene encoding transmembrane protein 222-like isoform X2 gives rise to the protein MKRMEPDPERQRFPHSLVWTPIPVLSWIFPFIGHMGICTLSGIIRDFAGPYYVSEDNMAFGSPTRYWQLDPAKVYAMGSNPWDTGVLEASEEYKHRMFFRISPYLAALPADPHCHCRRRTGLQSEVIQHGRKHWRPPGTVAP